CTACTTAACCCGTGCTTGCAAAGTCATTCACTTTGCACATTTTTATGGTATGTTTCAAAGCCTGACCAGCTGAGATCCAGATTCATTAGCAACACGTACAGAAAtacttgagaaaaaaaatctattcatATGCAGAAGGTTTTTAAATGCTTACATCTCCAATTCTGAGGAATTTAGGTGCCTAATTTCAGCACTTGACAAAAAGCCCACATCCACACCTAAATGATTTTTAAAGCAATATTGTCTCTGAGTGTCTAAAGCTGTGTCTTCATTTCTGTTGAGACACCTTCCCACCAAGAACTGATGGTTGTCACCTAGGGACAAGGTATTCCTGCACTTCTGCCACTCACTTGATGTAGTGGGGACACTGAGAGCCTGCCATTCAGCTTGACTCAGAAACATAGCCAGTAAGGACAGCATCTACAATGTGTATAATAGTCTAGTGGTTAGAGACACTGCTGAAAACAGATTAAGCTTTTGCAGCCTCcaaggagagctgctgaggtgctgcatGAGCCCTGCATTGTCTCCCTTTCTCAAACCTAGGGCACTATTAGGCTAAGATGGTGGCatgcacagaaccagagaagagTGCAGAAATGAGATGTTTAGCTATACCTGATGCAGATCTGTGTGCTAACATGGTGAATACATTAAAGGAGAGGTATTGGTACTTCCCACCCAAACATCTGAATTTTGGCATTTACTCTGCAGGTTGTTACCATCACCTGAGTATCCCGACAAAAGCCACTAAAATGGTAAAGAACAAAAAGAGAAGCATTCTGCAAAGCCACAAACCAGTGTGAACCTTGTACAATACAGACCTGAATGTTTTCCTGACAGATTTTGCATGATGAGTAAGTATTTATTTATGAAGTTACACTTTCTGTCTCTTAAGCTCATTTCTAAGTGTCCTATCACTGTGCCAAAGTATTTGTATTCAGTAGGCAAACCAGCAGCAGTAACTGTGGTACCTTCATTAATACAGGTTATTTAGCAGAAAGCAGAACTCCCACATCTTTTGTACTTGCCCATTGGCAGATTTGGGCTGAGTCACCAACAGTAAATTCTGTGATGTCATGTTCCAAGTCACCACAGGAGATCAGCTTTTCACAATGGATATATGCATTCAATATATAGCAACAGATTTTGGCTGTCTTTGATACCTTATTTGCACAGATTAAAGAAATAATAGCACTGACACACTGGGGGCCATTCTACCAGAGATTTCAAATGATGTTTTGAAAGGTTATGCAAAGCATTTTATCTTCTGATGAAGCAGAAACTCTGCATGTTGTCAAGAAGTTCGCATCTTTGTTTGACCAAATCTGAAAGACAAAAGCATTGTTTCATGTCTGTCACTAAGAGCCATCCAAGAGGTACTTCTAAATCATCTCTTCTTGCTATGCCTCAAAAtacttacaatcatagaatcactcaggttggaaaagacccctaggATTATCAAATTCAAAATACCAATTAGCAAATCATTATAAAAATGCTTTGAGTATAAAACAGTTGAGAGAAGGGATTATGTACGCTCCCTCTCACTGCATAATTCAAGCTTAGACTGTCAAAGAGTCTCAACTCAAAAGAGTCAAAATGTCTTTTGATCATCTGGAAAGGCTGCATACTTGCATTTCCTTGTGGTGATGAAAGAAATGTTAAGATTTTACTTGCTTCCTTCTGGATGAATTTTACATTTTGTAGTTATAGAAAGAGAAATATGTTTAATTACCTTGTAAACATGATTTAGCATCCTtttgtgtgtgtacatatatatatatataaaatatatgtaTGCATGAAGTATATAAAATCAAATGCATAAACTCTTCACAATGAAAGCATACAGTATTTATTTCTACAAAAAGCCAACCATTAAACCTCTTGTGAAAATATATCTATCACTATGTCTAATACCAATCCATTCTCATTTTGTGTCATCAAGCAAAAATCCCTaaaagtgttaaaaaaaaaccacatctaTTTATGCCTGCCCTCTAAATTATGTTTCTGGTGAATAATCTTGTGTTGAGGGAAATGTTGttgcttgggaaaaaaacaccaccacacagaaaatttgaaataaaaatagaaGATATAAAAGACTCCCTTTGGGCTGAAGACATAATGTAATTTAAGTGTAGCTTGAGGTAGTTCCAGATTTAGTGGCAATGAGGACAAGCAGCTAACTATGCCAGGAGCTTCTGTTCACTGAAGGAGACTAATTATGTGAAGTTgacagagaaagcaaaaggtCAAGGCCAAAGGCCAGAaatgtagattttttttaatcttctttaTACCCTTTCAGATTGGAAAAGTGAGGTCAAGGGGTAAAAGAGGGCACACTGAACTTCCTTGTTAATATTTTACTCACAAGACACACTCAAAACTGTAGGTGAGGGTGCAGACCAGATTTCGCCAATGTCCTTAGAGGGAACCAAGCTCAGGCTGTGGCAGAAGTTCATCTTTGCTTTGCCACCACCAGACTCCTGAAGGGCTCCAGAAGAAAATATCAATTTAGGATTTCTTCCACTCAATAAAAGGCCCCTAAACTATGACATACATGCAGTTAAGATACAGAACCCACGAGCAGCTATTGTAGCCACATCCGCTCGAGCAGCAGCTAGACTGGAGAGACTACACCAACCAGATGTCATTTGCAGCCACTTTTTTCAAAGCACTACCTCAGAAAAGAAAACTGTGGTTTCTCTTTTGTGTGGTTTCTCTTTTATGTAGTAAACAAGTCAGAGCAGTTGTTTAAAAGTTCTGATTTCCTAAGCATTAGCTGCAGATTTTGGTCATCCACCTTAGAAGCAAGGGGTCCACCACACAGCCAAGGTCTAAGGAGTTGGCACTTGTGGTTGAAGCCAAGGCGCTTGTGCATCACGAATGGGTCACTGCTGTACAGTCCCCTGCACTGACTGGCTGACACTACACTAACCTCCTATGAACTGAACCTCAGCTGTACCTGTTGCTGCCATTTCTAGCCTTGTTTTTTTCAGATATTCCTCCTAATGTGAATCAAGAGATTATTAGTAGTGGGTTCAGAGCATTCCAGCTTCTGTGGTAGCAGAGAGAGAACAGTGAAAGATACAAACAAGTTATTTGTTGCTAACTGTGGGGAGTAATTTATAGGgagatatttttttccatggagtggaatttttttttttttttatgattaCTGCATTATATTTTGCAAACCTTGCCAATGTGTCCGTGATATAAATGATTATGTCCACAAAAATGTTTATCCTCCTTTAACGTCTATCTGTCCATTATTGAATGTTATCTCCAGTCACAACTGTGAATGAATTTAAACACATAAcaagatttaaaaaaatcttgtaAATTTCCTATTAAGCTAAACTATCCTGGGAGAGCCTGCAGGCACCCTGAAGGAAACGATCCATCATCTGCTTCAGATGAGAATATTATTTGTATTTCCATTTGTTACATCCTTAATCCTGTTACTGCTCTCTGAAATCTTACCACTGCTGCAACAAACAGAAGGCTGAAGAAGGAGGCACATCTTTGGTGCGCCATTAACAATGGAATTGTCCATATTTATAGGTACTTTTGTGCACACCAGTACTTTTAGATGAAGAGTATACCCTTATCTTTGAAAACATCACCTTAAGCATACAGTAATGTAATCCTGGTCATAAAAGCATAGTGCCCCATATATTTACCAGGGCACTATAACTGCAATCAGTTGTTACTTGATCTGAGATATTATCAGAGATGCTCTGTggggatttttgtgtgtgtgtagctcCTGTAAAGTTTCAAAAGGTTTTCAAAGTTTGAAAACAAATAATTCTGAATAACTAGTTCTACATTGTCACCTAGTGAAATATTTCATTCAGCACGGCATCACCCACTATTTGAGTATACCAGTAGGAATATTCCTAAGTAATTCCATTGCTCTGTGACCCAAACCTATCCTTCACTGAGATATGCTGCTGATTTAATAGGTATTGAGCAATTTTAAAGATCTGATGAATCTTAAACAATAGCAAAGATGgcctcaaagaaaagaaaaatctctgTATAGTTATTAGCATCAGCCTAAGTATATAGCCTGCCTTCTGTGTGACAGTGACAAAAATGGTCTCCTTGTTAAGAGTGGTAATTTTGACACATGCAAACAGCTGAAGGACTTGTGACCTCTCAAACCTCCAGTCTGCTGCATGTTCTGAACACTGCCTCCAGTCTCGACAGTCTCTTGAACACTGAGTTTATACATGACTGACTGCTAAATGGTGTAAGATTGCGCTAAGAGTTATTCTACTGGAAGCTTTCCTAATtttgaagcctttttttttttttgttatacgTTACGAAAATACAGGAGTTCTCAGTAGGGAACCTCCTTGCAGACACACATCAGATGTGGCAGGCAAAAGTAAAGAAGTAATGAAAGCAAAGAGATGAAGTACCACTTAGCaaaaaatatcacagtcattTTTGTCCCTTTGGaaagtgttttgtttgtgttcaCCTCTAAAAAAGTCATCTACTTTCTCAGCTTGGGGCACAAACCCCCACTCTAGACCCACCATCCTGTTAAAGCCAGAGGCGTTAAAAGGTCTTTGAATAGTGGAAGAGTCTTTATGGTGTTTGCAGCATTTTGCATAAAACACTGCACTTTCATGTCCTCCATGTCCCAGCTTCTCAAAAATGAACTAAAATACCTTTAGATGTTCAGTCCTTGCACTGAAGTGAACTCCTCTGGTCATTAGTTAGCCAGAAAACACACAGCCTAATGCTTCAGTAACCCTTCTTGGTATGGAGTTACCAGGACCAACAGGTTAGGATTTGGATGGCTAAGATGTTATATAACAGTGACACACACTGCAAACTAAGATTTCTAACAATAATACAAAATAGAAATTGAAAATACTTTGGGACCTTGAAGGTCAGCCATCACTACTCAGGACTCATAATGATGACTCAAAGCTGCACCGTGAATGCAAATCATTGAAGGACAAAGGACTAAAAAGaaaccacaaacccaaaactGAGCTAGGCTCATGCTTAATTAGGGCGTAAAATGCACCACAGGAGTAAGGTGACTTTCATGGAAGAAAAGATGTTGATGGGAAGCACAGATGAGTTCCAGAGTGACACCGCAAGGATATGAGGACTACAAAAATCTACTTGCACTTGTGGTGAACTCTGCTCTACGGCTAGGCAGATGCATTAGTCCTTAAGAGAGaaaccattaaaaaaatagGACAGCAGTTTCATCTGAAACAAGTTAAAACAACCCTTTTTGGGGACATTTTCATTAAAACAACCTGCCCCTTTGcacagttcaaggcaagatacACATTCATTTCAAAAGCTTCTTTCAATAATTATGAATACTCTTCCTTTGTCAGTGATAATTAAGAAACATTTAAAAGCAACAAAAACATCTCTATGTTATGACTCAAGAAATAGGTTTTCTTTCAGATTTGTAAGGTCAGTCTGCGCTTCCAGCAAAAGAGCTACCTTCCCTCtgtcttttgaagcagaaatgttCCCTTTCTGATGCTCCTGGGCTCCAAAAGGGGAAGCCCCCTGACAGGGACTTATTCCAAGGAAAGAGATTACATTTTCAAGCCACCATCAGAAATCATTTACCAGCTGAAGTCATAAACTAAAAATTAGTAATGGCACATTGTGACTTGGACCAGTTTTCTCTGTTGTCCTAACTACATTCCCAAATTCTGGGGGCAGGCTAAAAAATGTCTTCTCTCAGAGCTAAGACTGTTTCTAATATTCTGTGTAAAGCCATTATATAAGCCCATTAATGGAGATGTCATCTTCTTGCACACCAACATTTAAGCCCACCTGCTTATTCCAGAAATCCAGGCAGGTTAAAGCCTCAATGAGGAGAAAAACAACCACTAAGGAGCTGCACATCTTCTTGAACACATCtacccctccaccacacctgcaCCACCAGCACATGGATAATTTTGAAGAAAAAAGGCTATGTGGTGGGGTAAGGATGGGGAGACATCGTCTTTACTGTTACTGCTCaaactgccctgctgctggatgagggcataatatgcagcacaaactgcacaGCCTGTTGGTAAGCAAGTGTTCAGGAACAGatcatgttttcccttctctacttctctgggctgcttctgATTTACTGTAAACAAAAATGGATAAAATGAAAGTGTTGCCCTGGGAACTGGAATCAGCACCTCTCGCATCTGGGTATCACAGGCTTTTTGCACAAATCTGGAAAGTTTAAGAGGCTGTACTAGCCTTGGAAGTTGAGTAGTAACTAGaaaatgcttaaaaaaaaaaaaaaaaaaaagagaagataaTTCATCATTACACCACCAGAGGCAGTTTTCTCCCTTTTTATTTGGGAACAATTTTATTCTAGGCAAGTTTATCTAACAAGCAGGGCTGGAACTATAGTGAATTCCTGGCAACACAGGATTGCTTTAGCAGAGAAGCAACAACATACCCTCAATGGTAAGCCATTAGCAGGATGAACCTGGCTGTGGGCATGGAATTTGTTTTCCAAGTTTCCCTGAGGCACAGAATACTCTTTTCTAAGAACAGCTGTAAAGAGATACTACACTGAGATTTCACACCAACAGCAAAGAAAATGCTCAGGTAGATGTCAATCTTCTGTGACAAGCAGTTGAAAAGATAATCCAAAATGATGATACAACCCATTAATACCAAACACTACACACATAGAGAACACTGCTTGCAGAGAAAACTGGATTGCAGCAGAAGCAAGTGCAACGGGATCTCAGTCCAGAGCTTCTTCCACCCCATATCCCACGGGGAGGTAAAACAACTCCCAAAACAGTATCAGAGGTGTGACTTCCAAAGAGGCCCAGTTCTAAGTGCATAACATTCACAAAATCCAGTATGTGGTTAAATGACTTCCCCTGAAGCATGCTGACAAATGCAGATCCCCTTTCCACTTCCCCCCTCCTCATCATATGGGAACCTTCAGTTCCCAGTTAGACAGTATGGGGAGGCACTGAGTTGGGACAATTAGGTTGGGGTACTACTGAATCTGCACCTACAGCTCCAtttaaatctgctcttttcATGGCACAGGTACTTTTAAAGGGTAAATTAATTCAAATGGTGTTTGTAAGCTAAAACTCAAAATAAATACTGGAATTGTTTTGACTACCTTTGATTGTCTTGGAAATAGGTTTGCTTTTGATTTCTGAGCTGAAAGCTTCCAAACATTTCTAAATGCATTATTGCATTTGATATGTTTCAACAGAAAAAGAGCTTCAAATACTCTTCTACATTTTTTCAAGACCACTTCAAAATCTTTTACAGGATCAAAACACTTAAAATATATTTAAGTTCCAATTAATaagtaacaacaacaaaaaaaaaacatcagcagtaatttttcttctcttggttTGAATGAGTTCTCAGATGCCTGCACTGGGAAATGCTGAGTCTTAGCATTATTTTCAAACACAATTACTGTTTTTAGACAGAGTCAGCTCCTAATCCTATCACCAAACTCTTCTCATTAATAGCATCTCTAAAAAAGAAAGTTCAAGTACAGAAGTGGAAAGCTTTAACAGCTTGTAGATGTGCATAGCTGATATTCTCAGCTGCAGAAAGGAGTAGCATAGGTTGTAAGACTAAGAAATAAAACAGGCATAAATCTATCTGTAGGTTGAGACATATAAAAGAGTTCATTTAAGTCAATCATTCCTATACCATTTGCTGTCAAAATACTAGGGTTCACCTGTTTGTCACTCTAACCATTCAAATAGGAATGGTGAAGTTTCAATACTTCTTGCAAACCTTTTTGGATGATAAATGAAAGATCATAAACCCTTGATCAATGTAATTTTTATTTATTCATCTGGAAACATGGCAAGGATATCATGGGCAACAACGCCGCCTCGAACGTGGATTTCACATAAACTCTTTTGGCAGAAACACGCATTTAAATAATCATCCAAATCACCACCTCACTACTTCtatctttaaaaaagaaagaaaaaaacctcaaacacaAATAACTCAAacaaaaaacagagaaaaggaaacaagatCTGAACAAACAAACAGCCTAGAATTTCTTTCCATTTAATGTCTATGTCAGTCACATCTGTCCCTGATTTTAGAAGTTGGAATACTTAGCATACAATGATACCTTTCATTTGCAAACACATTCAATGCATGAAGAGACTGCAATTAAAGGATGGCACCTCACTGCAGCTAATCAACACTGCTGCCTGGTCCTCTTCcagcccagggaagtgctgaaTTAAGACTGTGCTCCCTGTGTCTGCATCCTGCAAGGTGCTACAAGTAAAAGTAAGTTTAGCATGAAGTGACTGACCAAACTATAGCATAAAAATCAAGCAAGTTTTCTACTCAGTGCTAGTATTTTGGTTTATAATCCAAGAAATGACCAGGGCAGGATGCAATTCAATGTAAACCATTTGGAGTGAAAGGTGTTATTTTGCCAAGCGAAACCTCCGCCTCGCACTCCAGCTCACAGACAGAGTCAGTGGCAATCTCATGGTCAGGGGAGATTTGGGACATCCTATCGAAAGGGTCCTCACGATTTTCTTCACATTCAACCACATTTGGGATCATGTTAACATAAGCAGTCACTATCTCCTTATGGAAAAGAGTGTCCTGGTTGTAAGAGATAAGCTCATTGCTTATATTAACAGTCTCTACCGGAGTACTTGAGCAAAACTGACCACATCCCaagaggttggagaagacctttctGAAGTCAGCATTGAAGGCATAGATGATGGGATTGAGAGAAGAGTTGGCCCAACCAAACCAGACAAAGACATTAAAGATGGTCTCACTGACACAGGGAAGGCCAGCATGGGGGTCACTGGGTGGACTCTCACAAAAGGGAACCATGCAGTTCAAGATGAAgaatggcagccagcagcagacaaaGACACCCATGATGACTGACAGGGTCTTCAACACCTTGGTTTCCTTCCTGATGGAGGACTTGAGGCTTGTGTGATGGTGGCAATCAGCGTGGCTGCTCCGGCAGCTCTGCGCATGTTCGGCTgccctctccagagaagagataCGACGAATCTGCACCTGGGCAATGCGGTAGATTCGAGTGTAGGTAACTATCATGATAGCCACTGGGATATAAAAACTGATCAAAGAGGAGGAAATAGCGTAAGTCCTATTGAGGCTGGAGTCACAGCTCTCTGATGGTACAGGGAAGGTGTCATTGCTGCCTGAGGTCCCATCAGCAGGTCTCATTGCTGCTAATGCCACCCATGTGGTGCTCATATCTTCTGCCCAGGTGGTGacagcacctgctgctgcccagccagtGCCAAATTCATCTCTGATATCATCATCAGCAACAATATTCCCACTTTTGTGCCAGTTGAGCTGTACAGGGATGAAGGAGATGAGCACAGACAAAGCCCACGCCACGCTGATCATCACTAGAGCCAACCGTTGGGTCATCTTCCTCTCATAACGAAAGGGGCTGGAAATAGCCCAGTACCTGTCCACACTAATCACGCAGAGGTTCAGgatggaggctgtggagcacatgATATCAAAGGCCACCCAGACGTTGCAGAAAGCCCCAAAAGGCCAGTAcccagccacctcagccaccgcCTTCCAGGGCATGACGAGCAGAGCCACCAGCAGGTCCGAGACAGCCAGGGACACGATGAAGATGTTGGTGACCTTGTTTCTCAGGTGTCGGTAGCGAACGATAGCCGCGCAAACCAAGACGTTCCCGAAGAGCGTCCAGAGGATGAGAAGCGCTAGCAGGCTGCCCGCCGCTACCTGCGCCGCTCCGGGAGTGATAGCCGGACTCCGTGCCCCACTGGGAGTCCCCGCCGGGGGCGGCAGCGGGCTCCGGCCACCCTGGAGCATGGCTGGAGGCTCCCGCcggcggcggggcggcggcggccgggacGCACCGAGCAGCCAGCGCCGCCCCGCCGCCCGACCCCATGGGGCCgctgccccccccgccccgccgccaccCCTGCGGATGCCCCCGCTGCCCCGCCGGTCCTGCTCCGCGGCTCAGTGCGTACCGGTCTGCGCTCCCTGCCGCTCAACGCATTGCACCTGCTCGAGGATACCCTCGCTTTGGAGTGCCTGTCCCGGAGCCCAGCGCACTGCCTCTGCTTGGGTTGTGTGCTTCGCGGCTCCCACGTGGGCTGCCCTCTCCGCAGTTCGGAGCCGTCCCCTGCTCAGGGTCTCTGTCCCGTGGACCTCGCTTTGTGTACACGCCTCACGTCCTCTCGCTTGCGCCCTCTGCTCCGCGGCTCTGCGCGCACTCCTGTTCGGAGGCTCCGCTCTGCTCAGCGCGCTCCTCTCCGCTTAGTGCTGCCCCCTCGGCGACTCTGTGCGTATCCCGTCTACGGCATCAGCTCCGCGCCCGCTTCCCTGAGTGAGGACCTCCAAGTATCTCCCACTGGAGCTCCCAGCGCGACGAGAGAGAcacccctctgctgccttctcgcTGCTGGTTCCCCGCTGCCTGCTCCCCAGACCAGCCCACCCGCCCCCGTCGCCCTCTGAGCATGCTCCGCCGCCGGGGACGCCCCGtccgggcgggcgggcgggcgggcagtGGGTCTGGCGCCGTCGGGAGAGTGTCTGGGGGTAGTCGGTCGCCCTGCGCGCTCCTTTGCTCTCTCCTCCGAGCAGCTACCCTGGCTGCGTGCAGCAACAGCCATCGGCGCCGTCCAGGGAGAGCTCGTCATGCCCATGGCGGGAAGCGAGGAAGTAACCAGCCGCCAGCCACCCCGGCGGCACGCCTGGGGCCAGGGGGGCTTTCGGGGACGGCCACGGCCACAGCTCGCTTGTCCTCAGCGAGTCGGACTGAAAGTTGCTGTAGGAAGGCAgagatagaatgggtttattcCATAGGGATCGTGAcactgttttgcttggaaaagccagctaagatcattgagtgcaaccatcaccagcaccaccacggccactaaaccatgtatGCGAGTGCCGTGTCCACATAATTCTTGAGCACGTCCGGGAGAGTGagtccaccatctctctgggcagcgtgttccaatgcctggccactgtTTCCATAAAGAAATTCTTGAAACATCCAATTTGAACCTGCTCTGCTACACTTccaggccatttgctctcattctatcaccagATACTAAGGAGAAAtgaccaaaccccacctcttTACAACctcttcaggaagttgtagagagcagtaagatcttcatcagcctcctccagactaagcaactggttacctcataagatttgttctGTAGACCCTTCACATTGGATGGAATTATTCCGACCAGTTCTGCTGGATATCTGAGGCATCTTAGAGGCGGGAAATCAGCAAACGCAATGcaattctctctcttttcagaCGTTCCGTGGGATGACTCATTCCTCCCAGTGGGGCTTTAGCACAGCTCCCAAGTGAAGTTATGAATCCCCAGCAGTATTGGTGTggatgccaggctgctgcacccCGTGCCTGTTGTTTCAGCGCACGTGTTTTAGTGGTTTGTATCAAAGAAATGATAGCTTGCATTTTCTCCAGAACTTCATTCTGGTTTAAAAACAATGACAGAAATCAAAACCATTCTTGATTCAACAGCCCGTTTTGGCACTAAAAAGGGCAGAGAGAGCTGCTCTTTAGGGGCCTTCCAGCTGTTTCTCCAGCCAGGTGGGGAAGGACAAGTACCTTTTGCTGGATCTGCAGCGACAAGAAGGAAGATTAAATGATACAGTTACTAAATACAGAGCAGATTAGTAAATAAACTCTGCAGCCTTTTAGGCAATTTTCTAGAATTGTTACAAGAAAAGCTGGAGCTTTGCTTTAGCTCTCACTTAAGAAATTGGCACTACTTTTCCTCATTTAAGCAGAGATATATTTAATATTGGAGGGAGAAGTTAGCTTTTGTCACCACTGATTTCTAAACAGCATGACTAAAGCTGTGATGCTGAGGCAATGTGTCGCTTGCACAAACTCTGCTTTCCTAAGCAATGCCTCCTACAATGTCTCTAAACTTGCACAGGTACTCCTGTATgtgcctgccagagctgctggcccagaAATGTGGATATTTCATGTAAAAAGGCTGTGGTTTGATGTGCTTGTTTAGCTTACATTCTTTGCTTCACCAGTGTAGAAGTGTGTGCATGTACATGTCAATCCATCAGCACAGATTTGTGCAATGGTTgtgattggaaggaacctcttgAGATCATCTCAGTCCAAACTTCCTACTTAAGCAGAATGACCTAGAGCTGGTTGCCCAGAATCGTGTCCAGTTgtcctctgggcaacccatgtgTATCTGAAAGGGCCCTTcatgaaggctggggagggactattgataaggtcttgtaatgacaggatgaggagtaatgggtttgaactggaagaggagaggttCAAACTAGATTTTAGGAGagagctctttacagtgagggtggtgagacactggcacaggttgcccagggaagttgtgtatggaagtgttcaagccagactggatgaggccttgagcgacctgttctagtgggaagtgtcactgccagtggcagggggttagaactggataatctttgaggtcccttccaacttaaaccattctctgattctatgtgagTGCTTGGTCACCTTCAGAGTGAAGAAAGTGTTTTCTTGTGTTAAGATAGAATTCCATATATTTCagttgtgcccattgcctcatGTCTGGTGGTGTCTATACATGTGCATGCATTTACACACATACAGTCAGTACTCATCAGCTATTTAAATAAGCGTATGCATAGGTATATCTCAGCCTAATAACAGGAGAACAATAATTGTGTAGTCTGCCCACGactcagcagcaccaagcacACACTGATGACTTGGTACAAATCAGCACCAGCACTGGAAGAGAAAATGCTGAACTGCAGCTGGGAGCGTTGGAGATGTGGGTGTGTGGTatctcctgccagccctgctctgtgtggTGAAGTCAGGCAGAAGGGAGGTGCAAGCAGCTGGGAAAGACATCTTAaaccattcacagaatcacagcatcacagaatattagaagttggatgggacctccagagatcaagtccaaccccactgctgaagcaggatcacccaggttagtccacacaggaatgcatccaaaaaTTGTCAGAGCTTTCTTGTCAGGCTTTCTGCAGGACTGTCTGCAGTTGGCAGACCCAAAGCAGAGAGGACTTTCCATTGTATCTCATTTATTGGCCAAGTGTTGCACTTGGCTCTCCGGCCTCTGTGTAGTTCAGAGGTTATAATATCCTCTCACACCTATTTCATCTCTAGTAAATGTGCTAGAATTTCATCTGGTGTGAACTGAAGTTGCTCACCAGAGATCCTTATGGAAAAAGACCTACCACTGAGCTGAGGGAAG
This is a stretch of genomic DNA from Pogoniulus pusillus isolate bPogPus1 chromosome 11, bPogPus1.pri, whole genome shotgun sequence. It encodes these proteins:
- the DRD5 gene encoding D(1B) dopamine receptor, with protein sequence MLQGGRSPLPPPAGTPSGARSPAITPGAAQVAAGSLLALLILWTLFGNVLVCAAIVRYRHLRNKVTNIFIVSLAVSDLLVALLVMPWKAVAEVAGYWPFGAFCNVWVAFDIMCSTASILNLCVISVDRYWAISSPFRYERKMTQRLALVMISVAWALSVLISFIPVQLNWHKSGNIVADDDIRDEFGTGWAAAGAVTTWAEDMSTTWVALAAMRPADGTSGSNDTFPVPSESCDSSLNRTYAISSSLISFYIPVAIMIVTYTRIYRIAQVQIRRISSLERAAEHAQSCRSSHADCHHHTSLKSSIRKETKVLKTLSVIMGVFVCCWLPFFILNCMVPFCESPPSDPHAGLPCVSETIFNVFVWFGWANSSLNPIIYAFNADFRKVFSNLLGCGQFCSSTPVETVNISNELISYNQDTLFHKEIVTAYVNMIPNVVECEENREDPFDRMSQISPDHEIATDSVCELECEAEVSLGKITPFTPNGLH